From Haloarcula sp. CBA1127, a single genomic window includes:
- a CDS encoding FAD-binding oxidoreductase, with translation MTVAVVGGGAVGLSTALALARCNASVTVFERDTLGSGASGRAAGLCYDAFADDVDAAVAADALARYRDMDLFEPQPYVWVARNESDATAVREQITQMQNNGVGVEALTPAALGDRYPALDTSGIEVAGLARDAGVLDPNEVVATLAETAREAGATIETGTPVSLASPTTVETADETRAFDAMVVAAGPQTKPLVADVGISLALKAYRAQAIVTEPVDATLPSFYDATREFYWRPKGNALLVGDGAHETDPTDWNPDADAEFITRSLDRVEQATALSPACDRAWAGLCTATPDGAPLAGQVADGLWVATGWQGHGLMRAPAMGNYLAAAVLDRPNPLSEHLPDRVDPTRFDGSEEFAALDDPTRDWAE, from the coding sequence ATGACGGTTGCCGTCGTCGGCGGCGGGGCCGTCGGCCTGTCGACCGCGTTGGCGTTGGCTCGCTGCAACGCGTCTGTGACAGTCTTCGAACGCGACACCCTCGGGAGCGGCGCGAGCGGCCGGGCGGCCGGTCTCTGTTACGACGCGTTCGCTGACGACGTGGACGCCGCCGTCGCCGCGGATGCGCTCGCCCGCTACCGTGATATGGACCTGTTCGAACCACAGCCCTACGTCTGGGTCGCGCGCAACGAGAGCGACGCCACGGCCGTCCGCGAGCAGATCACGCAGATGCAGAACAACGGCGTCGGGGTCGAGGCGCTCACGCCGGCGGCACTCGGCGACCGCTACCCCGCACTCGATACCAGCGGCATCGAGGTGGCCGGCCTCGCCCGAGACGCCGGCGTACTCGACCCGAACGAGGTGGTGGCGACACTCGCCGAAACAGCCCGCGAAGCGGGTGCAACCATCGAGACGGGCACCCCGGTCTCGCTCGCGTCGCCGACGACCGTCGAAACAGCGGACGAGACCCGGGCGTTCGACGCGATGGTCGTCGCGGCTGGCCCGCAAACGAAGCCACTCGTCGCCGATGTCGGCATCTCGCTCGCGCTGAAAGCCTACCGGGCGCAGGCCATCGTGACCGAACCGGTCGATGCCACGCTGCCGTCGTTCTACGACGCGACGCGGGAGTTCTACTGGCGTCCGAAGGGCAACGCACTACTTGTCGGTGACGGCGCACACGAGACTGACCCGACGGACTGGAATCCGGACGCGGATGCTGAGTTTATCACTCGGAGCCTCGACCGCGTCGAGCAAGCGACTGCGCTCAGCCCGGCGTGTGACCGAGCTTGGGCCGGCCTGTGTACGGCGACGCCGGACGGCGCGCCACTGGCCGGGCAGGTCGCTGACGGACTCTGGGTGGCGACTGGCTGGCAAGGCCACGGACTCATGCGCGCGCCGGCGATGGGCAACTATCTCGCCGCGGCCGTTCTCGATCGCCCGAACCCACTCTCGGAACACTTGCCCGACCGCGTCGACCCGACACGGTTCGATGGCTCGGAGGAATTCGCCGCGCTGGACGACCCGACGCGTGACTGGGCGGAATGA
- a CDS encoding CoA pyrophosphatase encodes MQFDRVAAHEPVVVDDEPQEAAVIAPVVTRPAGEAILFTKRADHLSDHPGQMSFPGGGREPEDDDLLRTALREANEEIGLDPLAVNVVGRLDDIRTITRYSVRPFVGRIPDRDYLPSDEEVAEIVTLPVSELTDLDNYESEHRDHPHYGEIRLHFFYVDGYTVWGATARMLVQLLELATDWRMPPEPDRYMEPDDDLPPSVRDEAE; translated from the coding sequence ATGCAGTTTGACCGGGTCGCGGCCCACGAGCCAGTCGTCGTGGACGACGAGCCACAGGAGGCGGCCGTCATCGCTCCGGTCGTCACGCGGCCTGCGGGCGAGGCGATACTGTTCACGAAACGCGCTGACCACCTGTCGGACCACCCCGGGCAGATGTCGTTCCCCGGCGGCGGCCGCGAACCTGAAGATGATGATTTGCTTCGGACTGCCCTTCGGGAAGCAAACGAAGAGATCGGGCTTGACCCGCTGGCAGTCAACGTCGTCGGCCGGCTGGACGATATCCGGACTATCACTCGCTACTCCGTGCGCCCGTTCGTCGGGCGGATTCCGGACCGCGACTATCTGCCCTCAGACGAAGAAGTCGCCGAGATAGTCACCCTTCCGGTGTCGGAACTGACTGATCTGGACAACTACGAGTCAGAGCACCGCGACCACCCCCACTACGGCGAGATTCGGCTCCACTTCTTCTACGTCGACGGCTACACTGTCTGGGGTGCGACGGCGCGGATGCTCGTCCAGTTACTTGAACTCGCGACCGACTGGCGGATGCCGCCCGAACCGGACCGATACATGGAGCCGGACGACGATTTGCCGCCGAGCGTGCGCGACGAAGCTGAGTAA
- a CDS encoding HVO_0758 family zinc finger protein encodes MDSVRKALRAGDVEKDNYGRLSCTSCDEPLATENDPDEVGKVRVCPECDGKWKELS; translated from the coding sequence ATGGACTCAGTGAGGAAGGCCCTCCGGGCCGGCGATGTCGAGAAGGACAATTACGGACGGCTCTCCTGTACCAGCTGTGACGAGCCGCTTGCGACGGAGAACGACCCGGACGAGGTCGGGAAAGTGCGCGTCTGCCCCGAGTGCGACGGCAAGTGGAAGGAACTCAGCTAG
- a CDS encoding MFS transporter — translation MVFCINLGRVVFAPLIEPIRATTGASDATLGLLATMAWAGSALPRLPTGVLLTRISRAKVIFGSGVVLTLGTTFTAFAFDPTLLLVGAFTMGLASGVYLTAANTLVSELFPERPGRALGQHGVAAQLAAVGAPALISFVLVVGTWRTALQGIAVAAGVVTVAFTLIARRAQLPDAGSKDRDLLGAARAQWHIIVTSVATIGVAGLVWNGLFNFYVTYATSVGLTPGRGRTLLLLAFGAGVPAFYVSGRLADRLPSIPYLLTMLAAFTGCVLVLPSLTGFWSLAAFSVVVGYVIHSIFPAVDAYLLGSLPDRHRASAYATYGAGMMVMQAPGSALVGRLLGAGVTFPTLLRGMGIALLVILVAMVSLHLDGRLPSAARA, via the coding sequence ATGGTGTTCTGTATCAACCTCGGCAGAGTCGTCTTTGCACCGCTCATTGAGCCGATTCGGGCGACAACGGGTGCCTCCGATGCGACACTCGGACTGCTCGCAACGATGGCCTGGGCCGGGAGCGCCCTCCCACGGCTTCCCACCGGCGTCCTGCTGACCCGGATATCGCGGGCGAAGGTCATCTTCGGCTCCGGGGTCGTGTTGACGCTTGGAACGACGTTCACCGCGTTCGCGTTCGACCCGACGTTGTTGCTCGTCGGCGCGTTCACCATGGGGCTTGCAAGCGGCGTCTACCTGACCGCGGCGAACACGCTGGTCAGCGAGCTGTTCCCGGAGCGGCCCGGCCGCGCACTCGGGCAACACGGCGTCGCCGCCCAGCTCGCCGCCGTCGGCGCGCCGGCGCTAATATCCTTCGTGCTCGTCGTCGGGACATGGCGAACCGCGCTGCAAGGGATAGCTGTCGCCGCGGGAGTGGTAACCGTCGCGTTCACGCTCATTGCGAGACGCGCCCAGCTTCCAGACGCCGGGAGCAAAGACCGCGACCTCCTCGGCGCAGCGCGTGCCCAGTGGCACATCATTGTCACCAGCGTCGCTACCATCGGCGTCGCCGGACTGGTCTGGAACGGGTTGTTCAATTTCTACGTCACCTACGCCACGAGCGTCGGCCTCACACCCGGACGGGGACGGACGCTGCTGTTGCTCGCGTTCGGCGCCGGCGTGCCGGCCTTCTACGTCAGCGGCCGTCTGGCCGACCGGCTCCCGTCGATTCCGTACCTCTTGACGATGCTTGCGGCCTTTACCGGCTGTGTGCTGGTGTTGCCGTCGCTGACCGGATTCTGGTCGCTGGCCGCGTTTAGCGTCGTCGTCGGCTACGTCATCCACAGCATCTTTCCGGCGGTGGACGCGTACCTGCTGGGCTCGCTCCCGGACCGCCACCGCGCGAGCGCTTACGCCACCTATGGCGCGGGGATGATGGTAATGCAGGCCCCCGGGAGTGCACTTGTCGGACGGCTGCTAGGCGCCGGCGTCACGTTTCCGACCCTGCTTCGCGGCATGGGGATTGCGTTGCTTGTCATCCTCGTCGCGATGGTGTCGTTGCATCTTGACGGCCGGCTGCCAAGCGCAGCCCGAGCCTAA
- a CDS encoding Hsp20/alpha crystallin family protein has product MMRDIGSSISDAIFENIGRAAGRVQENKPLASDLLESDDSYLVVFDAPGTTASDIQVRYVDDRVEVRIDRFRDFYEGFEMRYPGRGLALDGSVTLPSDAAVDPETAQATLKSNGTLHVRVPKADTDHDEDEATDVGVATDDSGTDAGTEADTDSDTADVKDVTESADEGEDDDA; this is encoded by the coding sequence ATGATGCGGGACATCGGCTCCTCGATCAGCGATGCGATATTCGAGAACATCGGCCGGGCAGCCGGCCGGGTTCAGGAGAACAAGCCGCTGGCCTCGGACCTGCTGGAGTCGGACGACTCCTACCTCGTCGTCTTCGATGCCCCCGGCACGACGGCGTCGGACATCCAGGTCCGGTACGTCGACGACCGTGTTGAGGTCCGCATCGACCGCTTCCGCGATTTCTACGAGGGCTTCGAGATGCGCTATCCTGGGCGCGGGCTCGCGCTCGACGGGAGCGTCACCCTGCCGAGCGACGCCGCTGTCGACCCGGAGACGGCACAGGCCACGCTCAAGAGCAACGGGACGCTCCACGTTCGCGTTCCGAAAGCCGACACGGACCACGACGAAGACGAGGCAACGGATGTTGGCGTTGCAACCGACGACAGCGGGACCGACGCGGGGACCGAAGCGGATACAGATAGCGACACGGCCGATGTCAAAGACGTGACCGAATCAGCCGACGAAGGCGAAGACGACGACGCCTGA
- a CDS encoding DUF429 domain-containing protein, whose amino-acid sequence MSERVLGVDFSGAASAGDALWVTEAIPTDGGLTIQRCYRGTDEWGRDREAAHAGLLDRITDDDVGTVGLDFPFSLPQALLDAQCGGTWSGFVDWLASGSGPTDPGSLSEACRHTAEMATGSRDLRRETDFRRGALCPYTNRTRSMTFYGVRDVLGKLRDDEATAVVPMEGWDADTLVAEVYPAATFGWLGCYREGYKNVDNPRQRREANIAAVEACSVTVDEHRDTYLGNHDALDSLAAVVSASRLADGARPLTSGPESEGCIYV is encoded by the coding sequence ATGAGTGAACGCGTCCTCGGGGTGGATTTCAGCGGCGCAGCAAGCGCTGGCGACGCGCTCTGGGTTACCGAGGCGATACCGACAGACGGCGGGCTAACGATTCAACGGTGCTATCGCGGGACCGACGAGTGGGGCCGGGACCGCGAGGCGGCCCACGCCGGCCTCCTCGACCGCATTACCGACGACGATGTCGGCACGGTCGGGCTGGATTTCCCGTTCAGTCTGCCACAGGCGCTACTTGACGCGCAGTGTGGCGGGACCTGGTCGGGCTTCGTCGACTGGCTTGCGAGCGGCAGCGGCCCGACCGACCCGGGATCGCTTTCGGAGGCCTGTCGGCACACCGCCGAGATGGCGACCGGCAGCCGTGACCTGCGCCGGGAGACGGATTTCCGACGCGGCGCACTGTGTCCCTACACGAACCGAACCCGTAGCATGACCTTCTACGGCGTTCGGGACGTGCTCGGGAAACTGCGGGACGACGAGGCAACAGCCGTCGTACCGATGGAGGGCTGGGACGCCGACACGCTCGTCGCTGAGGTGTACCCCGCTGCGACGTTCGGCTGGCTGGGCTGCTACCGCGAGGGGTACAAGAACGTCGACAACCCCCGGCAGCGCCGGGAGGCAAACATCGCAGCGGTCGAGGCCTGTAGCGTCACCGTTGATGAACATCGCGACACATATCTCGGGAACCACGACGCGCTGGACTCGCTGGCCGCCGTCGTCTCCGCGAGCCGGCTGGCCGACGGAGCAAGACCGCTCACCTCGGGTCCCGAAAGTGAAGGCTGTATCTACGTTTGA